In one Fusarium keratoplasticum isolate Fu6.1 chromosome 5, whole genome shotgun sequence genomic region, the following are encoded:
- a CDS encoding ELYS domain-containing protein — MFDYANIHHVFSSEATNPYDRKAQSDIEACRKSFDGALFIDRVLRAVGITKAKIYPPKTDNALKQLHQQICEANMSMHHKYSIFYYILLDFDQTSEHESVSEAFVEASGMPKKYEIFMKGLWYLDRHDFSRALEYISHPSLIPDFADDIITVLVRRASDKDFSIALSYFYAVQPILKTSAALELLFDAMAQTNVSEALFYSRTHPPHTRELLFRKLVGAVLDYQGEDYADRAAELAFLPFDTAEEGWFEEYLLRGDGKTHKKAKDTLLIRKITCDQFSDVSKVRQGGHWSGILEGIKGGISGHAE, encoded by the exons ATGTTCGACTACGCCAATATCCACCATGTATTCTCCTCTGAGGCGACGAACCCATACGATCGCAAGGCCCAATCCGACATCGAGGCTTGTCGCAAAAGCTTCGATGGCGCACTCTTCATCGACCGTGTTTTGAGGGCTGTGGGAATCACCAAAG CTAAGATCTACCCTCCAAAGACCGACAATGCGCTGAAGCAATTGCACCAACAAATCTGCGAAGCCAACATGTCTATGCATCACAAATACTCCATCTTCTACtacatcctcctcgactttGACCAAACCTCGGAACACGAGAGCGTCTCGGAGGCCTTTGTAGAGGCATCTGGAATGCCCAAGAAGTACGAAATCTTCATGAAGGGCCTGTGGTATCTTGACAGACACGACTTCTCT CGAGCCCTTGAATACATCTCGCACCCTTCACTCATCCCAGACTTtgccgacgacatcatcaccgtcctcgtccgCCGTGCCTCCGATAAAGACTTCAGTATCGCGCTCTCCTACTTCTACGCGGTGCAGCCTATCCTGAAGACCTCGGCCGCTCTCGAGTTGCTCTTCGATGCCATGGCTCAAACAAACGTCTCTGAAGCGCTCTTCTACTCTCGAACACATCCTCCTCACACCCGTGAGCTTCTGTTCCGAAAGCTTGTGGGCGCTGTTCTGGACTATCAGGGCGAAGACTACGCAGACCGGGCCGCCGAGCTTGCGTTCCTCCCCTTCGACACCGCCGAAGAGGGATGGTTCGAAGAATACCTGCTCAGGGGCGATGGAAAGACACACAAGAAGGCCAAAGATACTCTTCTCATTCGGAAGATCACCTGTGATCAGTTCTCTGATGTGTCCAAGGTTCGGCAAGGTGGACACTGGTCCGGCATTCTTGAAGGCATCAAGGGAGGGATCAGTGGACATGCAGAGTAG
- a CDS encoding Structural maintenance of chromosomes protein has product MSGASPTRPTRRATRRTAIIDSDDEDDLVSNRSRIQEEEEDYEPEPQKSPRRQTRGGRKSATPAAAPKPRGRPRKSAASTASIEPSEVFDADSTIKPEPESAKKPAPRKRKSASTRSSIGSIPDLPPPTPQAGSPETSRIEASQADTSTSSVNTTTVDDTQATIKPIKPMDTIMEKPMDIVLKSRTVTIPIVEDTTPKARIVLTHLILNNFKSYAGRQEVGPFHASFSSVVGPNGSGKSNVIDSLLFVFGFRASKMRQGKISALIHNSAQHPNLEYCEVAVHFQEVMDQPGGGHEVIPDSELIISRKAFRNNSSKYYINGKESNFTTVTTLLKDRGVDLDHKRFLILQGEVESIAQMKPKAANEHDDGLLEYLEDIIGTSKYKTPIEESAAEVETLNDVCMEKSGRVQHVEKEKNSLEDKKDKAIAYIRDENELAMKQSALYQLFLHKCSENVAVTQEAISQMQAQLDAELEKHHGSEQIIKSLESEHAKGAEEFEAQEKQTQTLVKEMSKFEQERVKFDEKRKFLEDKRKKLEKTIANAETTSAEADETIEQCGEEIEIRTQAIGELEEQIQTAEAELAKIRDSLKGKTQAFSDQIAALQKSLEPWMEKINQKQSAIAVAESELSILQEKANAGTVALEELEAKIVSIEEGKAAKKKELKSCQAEKAELLKEAAKMESELQVLSEQEPKIRSKISNARQKADEARSSLSNTQARGNVLAALMRMKESGRIDGFHGRLGNLGTIDQKYDVAISTACGALDNFVTETVEAGQQCIEYLRKNNVGRGNFICLDKLRVRDLSPIQTPENAPRLFDLVQAKEDKFRPAFYHAMQDTLVATDLAQANRIAYGAKRWRVVTLDGELIDKSGTMSGGGTTVKRGLMSSKLVSDVSKDQVAKLESDRDGWEAKFQEFQEYQRECETRLRELNEQIPQLDTKMQKLNLEIESAERNVADLQRRIKEVSKEHQPSPTDNSRIAALQKEIAKLNKEVERLHEETSSVEEEIKALQDKIMEVGGEKLRAQRAKVDAIKEEISSNNEEISNAEVRKVKAEKQKIKLEKDQAKSTKELEAAARDLEKLENDINNQGEIAEQLQAQVEEAEQGLAAKKKELKSLKKELDEKTDELNETRAVEIEMRNKLEENQKVLVENQRRLRHWDDKLSKLVLQNIDDLIGGSSSQSRSQPKVKPQPSDDGDVDMDDAPQDDVDMTDAPQEDEEGEEEEEEDEGEHNGQPSELPRYTPDELADMREETLKGEIAALEEKTQNVNVDLSVLSEYRRRVEEHAARSSDLQSAIAQRDVAKKRCDDLRRLRLEGFMEGFSAISLRLKEMYQMITMGGNAELELVDSLDPFSEGILFSVMPPKKSWKNISNLSGGEKTLSSLALVFALHHYKPTPLYVMDEIDAALDFRNVSIVANYIKERTKNAQFIVISLRNNMFELAARLVGVYKVNHMTKSVTIENKDFIVRPQGQQQQQQRVQGGNPTTTLPFR; this is encoded by the exons ATGTCGGGCGCATCACCGACAAGACCGACCCGGCGGGCCACCAGACGCACCGCAATCATTGactctgatgatgaggatgacctTGTCTCCAACCGCTCCAGGAtccaagaggaggaagaggactATGAGCCAGAGCCGCAAAAAAGCCCTCGACGGCAAACACGAGGTGGACGCAAGTCGGCAACTCCCGCTGCCGCACCCAAACCACGAGGCCGTCCCCGCAAGAGTgccgcctccaccgcctcgATCGAGCCCAGCGAGGTGTTTGATGCCGACTCGACGATCAAGCCTGAGCCAGAGTCTGCGAAGAAGCCGGCACCCCGGAAGCGCAAGAGTGCATCCACGAGAAGCTCAATCGGATCCATCCCTGaccttcctcctcccacaCCGCAAGCCGGCTCCCCAGAGACCTCGAGGATAGAAGCATCCCAGGCGGATACTTCAACATCCAGTGTGAATACTACGACCGTCGATGATACCCAGGCTACCATCAAGCCTATCAAGCCCATGGACACCATTATGGAGAAGCCCATGGACATTGTGCTCAAGTCGCGGACTGTGACCATACCCATTGTGGAGGACACAACACCCAAGGCCCGTATTGTTTTGACGCACCTCATCTTGAACAATTTCAAGAGTTATGCCGGCAGACAAGAAGTCGGCCCCTTCCATGCGTCGTTCTCGTCCGTCGTTGGCCCCAACGGTTCTGGCAAGTCCAACGTTATCGACTcgctcctcttcgtctttggTTTCCGAGCCAGCAAGATGCGGCAAGGGAAGATTTCGGCCCTTATTCACAACTCTGCTCAGCATCCGAACTTGGAGTACTGCGAAGTTGCCGTTCACTTCCAGGAAGTCATGGATCAG CCTGGTGGTGGCCACGAGGTTATTCCTGACTCCGAACTCATTATCTCACGAAAAGCGTTCCGAAACAACTCGAGCAAATACTACATCAATGGCAAGGAATCCAACTTTACGACAGTCACCACTCTCCTCAAAGACCGAGGCGTCGATCTGGACCACAAGCGATTCCTGATTCTTCAGGGTGAAGTCGAGTCGATTGCTCAGATGAAGCCCAAGGCTGCGAATGAGCATGACGACGGCCTGCTCGAGTACCTCGAAGACATTATCGGAACCTCCAAGTACAAGACGCCAATCGAAGAATCCGCCGCCGAAGTCGAGACCCTCAATGACGTTTGCATGGAGAAGAGCGGTCGAGTTCAGCACgtcgagaaggaaaagaacagcctcgaggacaagaaaGACAAGGCAATTGCCTACATCCGAGATGAAAACGAGCTGGCCATGAAGCAGTCTGCGCTTTACCAGCTCTTCCTTCACAAGTGCAGCGAGAATGTTGCTGTgacccaagaagccatcagccagaTGCAAGCTCAACTCGACGCCGAGCTTGAGAAGCACCACGGCAGTGAGCAAatcatcaagagcctcgaAAGCGAGCACGCCAAGGGTGCCGAGGAGTTTGAGGCCCAGGAGAAGCAAACACAGAccctcgtcaaggagatgtCCAAGTTTGAGCAGGAGCGTGTCAAATTCGACGAAAAGCGAAAGTTCTTGGAGGACAAGCGTAAGAAACTTGAAAAGaccatcgccaacgccgAAACAACATCTGCCGAAGCCGACGAGACCATTGAGCAGTGTGGGGAGGAAATCGAAATCCGAACCCAGGCGATCGGCGAACTTGAGGAACAAATCCAAACCGCTGAAGCTGAACTCGCCAAGATCCGTGACAGCTTGAAGGGGAAGACTCAAGCTTTCTCTGACCAAATCGCCGCTCTTCAAAAGTCTCTGGAGCCTTGGATGGAAAAGATCAACCAGAAGCAGTCGGCAATTGCTGTCGCAGAGAGTGAGCTTAGCATTCTCCAAGAGAAGGCCAATGCTGGTACTGTCGCTTTGGAAGAGCTTGAGGCCAAGATTGTCTCcatcgaggagggcaaggccgccaagaagaaggagctcaagtcTTGCCAAGCGGAAAAGGCTGAGCTTCTGAAGgaggccgccaagatggAGTCTGAGTTACAGGTTCTCTCCGAACAGGAACCCAAGATTCGCTCCAAGATCTCCAACGCGCGCCAAAAGGCCGACGAAGCTCGTTCAAGCTTATCTAACACGCAAGCTCGAGGCAACGTCCTCGCCGCGCTAATGCGCATGAAGGAGTCTGGCCGTATTGATGGCTTCCATGGACGCCTGGGTAACCTTGGTACCATTGATCAAAAGTACGATGTCGCCATCTCAACAGCCTGTGGTGCCCTTGACAACTTTGTCACCGAGACTGTCGAGGCTGGTCAGCAGTGTATCGAGTATCTCCGAAAGAACAACGTTGGACGAGGCAACTTCATATGCTTAGACAAGCTGAGAGTTCGAGATCTTTCGCCTATTCAGACTCCTGAGAACGCCCCTCGACTGTTTGATCTCGTCCAAGCCAAGGAAGACAAGTTCCGACCCGCCTTCTACCACGCCATGCAAGACACCCTCGTCGCTACAGACCTCGCTCAGGCGAACAGGATCGCATACGGCGCAAAGCGATGGCGAGTCGTCACTCTTGACGGAGAACTCATCGACAAGTCTGGTACTATGTCGGGTGGTGGCACAACTGTCAAGAGAGGCCTCATGTCTTCTAAGCTCGTCTCAGATGTGAGCAAGGATCAGGTCGCCAAGCTTGAGAGTGATcgcgatggatgggaggCCAAGTTCCAGGAGTTCCAGGAATACCAGAGGGAATGTGAGACTCGCCTCCGAGAGTTGAATGAGCAGATACCTCAGCTCGACACCAAGATGCAGAAGCTCAATCTTGAAATCGAGAGCGCCGAAAGGAACGTCGCCGACCTTCAGCGACGCATCAAGGAGGTCAGCAAGGAGCACCAGCCCTCGCCCACTGACAACAGCCGCATTGCCGCTCTGCAGAAGGAgatcgccaagctcaacaaggaAGTGGAGAGGCTTCACGAGGAGACCTCCAGCGTGGAagaggagatcaaggctcTGCAGGACAAGATCATGGAGGTGGGAGGTGAGAAGCTTCGTGCGCAGCGAGCCAaggtcgatgccatcaaggaggagatttCATCCAACAATGAGGAAATCTCCAATGCCGAGGTtcgcaaggtcaaggctgagaagcagaagatcaagctcgaAAAGGACCAAGCGAAGTCCACCAAAGAACTCGAAGCAGCCGCCCGTGatctggagaagcttgaaaACGATATCAACAACCAGGGCGAGATCGCTGAGCAGCTTCAGGCccaggttgaggaggctgagcagggcctggccgccaagaagaaggagctcaagtcGCTTAAGAAAGAGTTGGATGAGAAGACAGATGAACTGAACGAGACAAGAGCAGTCGAGATTGAGATGCGTAACAAGTTGGAGGAGAACCAGAAGGTTCTCGTTGAGAACCAAAGACGACTCCGCCATTGGGACGACAAGCTGTCCAAGCTTGTCCTTCAGAACATCGACGACCTCATTGGCGGTTCTTCGAGCCAGTCCAGGTCTCAGCCGAAGGTCAAGCCGCAACCGAGTGACGATGGAGACGTGGATATGGACGACGCTCCCCAAGATGATGTGGACATGACCGACGCCCCtcaagaggacgaggaaggcgaagaggaagaggaggaagatgagggcgagCACAATGGCCAACCCAGCGAGCTTCCCCGGTATACTCCTGACGAGCTTGCTGACATGCGAGAGGAGACACTCAAGGGCGAGATTGCTGCTCTAGAGGAAAAGACACAGAACGTCAATGTCGACCTGAGCGTCCTTTCGGAATACCGAAGACGTGTGGAAGAGCACGCGGCTCGTTCTTCAGACCTACAGTCGGCCATTGCACAACGAGAtgtggccaagaagcggTGCGACGATCTTCGGCGCCTGCGGCTGGAAGGCTTCATGGAAGGTTTCAGTGCCATCTCCCTCAGGCTGAAGGAGATGTATCAGATGATTACCATGGGAGGAAACgcggagctggagctggtggaCAGTCTTGACCCCTTCAGCGAGGGTATCTTGTTCAGTGTGATGCCGCCCAAGAAGAGCTGGAAGAACATCAGCAACCTTTCTGGTGGAGAGAAGACGCTGAGCAGTTTGGCATTGGTGTTTGCCCTGCACCACTACAAGCCAACACCACTGTATGTCATGGACGAGATCGATGCTGCGTTGGATTTCAGAAAC GTCTCGATCGTTGCCAATTACATCAAGGAGCGTACCAAGAACGCCCAGTTCATTGTCATTTCGCTGCGCAACAACATGTTTGAGCTTGCGGCGCGGCTGGTTGGAGTGTACAAGGTCAATCATATGACCAAGAGTGTGACGATTGAGAACAAGGACTTTATCGTGAGACCCCAAgggcagcaacaacagcagcaacgaGTCCAGGGGGGTAATCCGACAACGACATTACCGTTCAGGTGA
- a CDS encoding EXPERA domain-containing protein, with the protein MEDSAFIVNAVNASGKAPLHPYYPLNAPLAHYAANSLSSPVLVATFVAGSLAIFAVTLLLIQQSGRTLSKVATGTTLWFALCGCIHLFFEGYFTVHFAQLAAQDHLFAQLWKEYSLSDSRYLTQDSFLVCMEGITAFAWGPLSFLLAWAIVKDHPIRFPLQLIISLGQIYGNLLYYGTCFFSERVLEIVYCRPESFYFWWYYFFCNFIWIMIPVPLLIQSIWETVGAFAKVQAAEKAKKKA; encoded by the exons ATGGAAGACTCCGCATTCATCGTCAACGCCGTCAACGCGAGCGGCAAAGCTCCCTTGCATCCTTACTACCCGTTGAATGCTCCACTCGCGCACTATGCCGCCAATTCACTGTCTTCGCCGGTCCTTGTGGCGACGTTTGTCGCTGGATCGTTGGCCATCTTCGCCGTGACGCTGCTGCTTATCCAGCAGTCTGGCCGGACACTCTCCAAGGTTGCGACGGGTACCACCCTCTGGTTTGCGCTCTGCGGATGCATCCACTTGTTCTTTGAGG GCTACTTTACTGTCCATTTTGCCCAGCTCGCCGCCCAGGACCACCTCTTCGCCCAACTCTGGAAGGAGTACTCCCTCTCCGACTCCCGCTACCTCACCCAAGACTCGTTCCTGGTTTGCATGGAGGGCATCACTGCGTTCGCCTGGGGTCCCCTCTCGTTCCTCTTGGCCTGggccatcgtcaaggacCACCCGATCCGATTCCCTCTgcagctcatcatcagcctggGCCAGATCTACGGCAACCTCCTCTACTACGGCACCTGCTTCTTCAGCGAGCGCGTCCTCGAGATCGTCTACTGCCGCCCCGAGAGCTTCTACTTCTGGTGGTACTACTTCTTCTGCAACTTTATCTGGATCATGATCCCTGTGCCTCTGCTCATCCAGAGCATCTGGGAGACTGTCGGGGCTTTTGCCAAGGTTcaggctgctgagaaggccaagaagaaggcttgA
- a CDS encoding Glucose N-acetyltransferase 1 encodes MSRLLRFLPTLIFLTIFFLFLLNLFEYDYPDVPLPDTWRIQSAAAPESTERAATTPGGYPGSPSFLGGDKLNAQKDENHGEVFANDESLGHSGEENTNQGDTNDSESHDDQSSEGGDNITGSTSSDSIDWSRFAYVQYVTDEEYLCNSLMIFEALHRFGSKADRLMLYPGQVLAPDAQKSTSLAGKLLIKARDEYNVILQPIEIQHREGQDQTWADSFTKLLVFNQTQYDRLISLDSDGMLLQLMDELFRIPPCQVAMPRAYWLMRDDPPKKMLSSHVMVVQPDKDEFERVLEKIDTVEKTEYDMEILNKLYLDSAMVIPHRPYAMLTAEFRMKDHTHYLGSDKEEWDPVAVLNEAKYVHFSDWPVPKPWIEDLGLRQENQPECPTTDGEQARESCIEREIWNNFYTDFSVMRKVSNMLPKPFSLD; translated from the exons ATGTCGCGTCTGCTCAGGTTCCTGCCGACCCTCATTTTCCTCAccatctttttcttatttctGCTCAACCTTTTCGAGTACGACTACCCAGACGTGCCTCTACCAGACACATGGAGGATTCAAAGTGCTGCAGCTCCGGAGAGCACTGAGCGCGCTGCTACAACCCCAGGCGGGTACCCGGGGAGTCCTTCTTTCTTGGGCGGTGATAAGCTTAACGCACAGAAAGACGAGAACCATGGAGAAGTTTTTGCGAATGATGAGAGTCTTGGCCACAGCGGCGAGGAAAACACCAATCAGGGCGACACCAATGACAGTGAAAGCCACGACGACCAGTCCAGCGAGGGCGGCGATAACATCACCGGgagcaccagcagcgacaGTATCGACTGGTCGCGGTTTGCCTACGTCCAATACGTTACCGATGAGGAGTATCTCTGCAATTCGCTCATGATCTTCGAAGCACTACACCGTTTCGGCAGCAAGGCAGATCGACTCATGCTGTACCCTGGCCAAGTGCTTGCGCCTGATGCCCAAAAGTCAACCAGTCTTGCAGGAAAACTTTTGATCAAGGCTCGCGACGAATACAATGTCATCTTGCAGCCGATTGAGATCCAGCatcgagaaggccaagacc AAACGTGGGCTGACTCTTTCACCAAACTCCTCGTCTTTAATCAAACGCAATACGATCGTCTCATCTCCCTCGACTCGGACGGTATGCTGCTCCAGCTCATGGACGAGCTCTTCCGAATCCCTCCGTGTCAAGTTGCGATGCCCCGAGCCTACTGGTTGATGAGGGACGACCCCCCAAAGAAGATGCTTTCGTCACACGTTATGGTTGTGCAACCTGATAAAGACGAATTCGAGAGAGTCTTGGAAAAGATTGATACCGTCGAAAAAACCGAATATGACATGGAAATACTCAACAAGCTGTATCTGGACAGCGCAATGGTGATTCCACATCGACCATACGCTATGCTAACGGCCGAGTTTCGAATGAAGGACCATACTCACTATCTTGGCTCCGACAAAGAAGAATGGGACCCTGTCGCGGTCTTAAATGAAGCCAAATATGTGCACTTTTCTGACTGGCCTGTTCCGAAACCGTGGATCGAGGACCTGGGACTGCGACAGGAGAACCAACCCGAGTGCCCGACGACTGACGGTGAACAGGCTCGGGAGAGCTGTATTGAGAGAGAAATATGGAACAACTTCTACACTGATTTTTCAGTGATGCGAAAGGTGAGCAACATGCTCCCAAAACCCTTCTCGTTGGACTAG
- a CDS encoding Peptidase A1 domain-containing protein: MHSPSALYFWATMLLLEGGSMAQDCVPLPLSMGINNVTLPSGQSRRGISIKVGTPEQELSFLPRWGNNNTFIYGPKCDNDGKAASCQTWRGGFYDPSKSSTKGATAMDYKPLVEPFNEDTYNIITETISWSEDLTLNKFPIARPKNTSTWDLQGYSPQNLIGMDSGSTIMEALKNAGRIASKSFSFWWGLDGVEAKDQKGGSFVLGGYDRAKALGDGLTTQLSNYASCSTGMVVSILDMVLNFPNGTDVSIFDDDNGGTALQACIVPDLPNVMAMPYDPYFTNLGLAIDNFEDGRSMGIDFWNVVLDPDRDIYGGDLTFKLGGSLDITIPNRQLIVPERTINDKGEIVTNSSRPVIRINSLQQISKNAFPSLGRYFLTAAYVVTNRDAGEFTIYQANPTSSEDLVALGEDNKSINAQATCTVAPTASADPGEGDGKDSNSNNSNNDSNNDSNENTGNSPNEANSGLSTGAVAGIAVGICVPVIAGVAFLVWWLMKRKNAKAAAEQHHYQSTAAYMSSPSEPKNGYPTQGVPHYIPQEMSADNQPKQAPFEMPG; this comes from the exons ATGCATTCTCCTTCGGCCTTGTACTTCTGGGCCACGATGTTgctcctcgagggcggcTCGATGGCCCAGGATTGCGTTCCGCTGCCTCTGTCCATGGGCATTAACAATGTGACTCTTCCCTCGGGTCAATCCCGTCGGGGCATATCCATCAAAGTTGGCACTCCGGAGCAAGAGTTGTCGTTTTTGCCTCGATG GGGCAACAATAATACTTTCATCTACGGGCCAAAGTGCGATAATGATGGCAAAGCGGCTTCCTGCCAGacatggcgaggaggattTTACGATCCCTCAAAGTCCAGCACAAAGGGCGCCACGGCAATGGACTACAAGCCGCTGGTCGAACCCTTCAACGAAGACACATACAACATTATCACCGAGACCATCAGCTGGAGTGAGGACCTGACTCTGAACAAGTTCCCCATCGCGCGCCCGAAAAACACCTCGACGTGGGATCTCCAGGGCTACTCGCCGCAGAACCTCATCGGCATGGACTCAGGATCTACCATCATGGAGGCCCTCAAGAACGCGGGTCGTATCGCCTCCAAGTCGTTTAGTTTCTGGTGGGGGCTCGACGGCGTCGAGGCAAAGGACCAAAAGGGAGGTTCTTTCGTGCTAGGAGGATACGACAGGGCCAAGGCTCTGGGTGACGGTTTGACAACTCAGCTCTCTAACTACGCCAGTTGCTCGACCGGCATGGTGGTCAGCATCCTGGACATGGTTCTCAACTTTCCGAATGGAACCGATGTTTCCATTTTCGATGATGACAATGGCGGCACGGCACTCCAGGCTTGCATTGTTCCGGATCTACCAAATGTTATGGCCATGCCGTATGATCCGTACTTTACCAACCTGGGCCTCGCCATCGACAATTTCGAGGACGGTCGGAGCATGGGGATTGACTTTTGGAACGTCGTTCTCGACCCTGACAGGGACAT TTACGGTGGCGATTTGACCTTTAAGCTGGGCGGCAGCTTGGACATTACCATCCCCAACCGCCAGCTCATTGTCCCCGAGAGGACCATCAATGACAAGGGAGAGATTGTCACCAACTCATCCCGACCTGTCATTCGCATCAACTCGCTCCAGCAAATATCCAAGAATGCGTTCCCCAGTCTCGGCCGCTATTTCCTGACGGCCGCATACGTCGTCACCAACAGAGATGCCGGGGAATTCACCATCTACCAGGCCAACCCGACCAGCAGCGAGgaccttgtcgccctcgGCGAGGATAACAAGTCCATCAACGCCCAGGCAACCTGCACGGTTGCCCCGACCGCCTCAGCTGACCCTGGCGAAGGCGACGGCAAGGATAGCAACAGCAATAACAGCAACAACGATAGCAACAACGATAGCAACGAAAACACTGGCAATTCTCCCAATGAAGCAAACAGCGGTCTATCTACCGGTGCCGTCGCAGGCATCGCAGTCGGCATCTGCGTCCCCGTCATCGCGGGCGTAGCATTCCTCGTCTGGTGGCTGATGAAGCGCAAGAACGCCAAGGCCGCAGCGGAACAGCACCACTACCAGTCAACAGCCGCATACATGTCCAGCCCGAGCGAGCCCAAGAACGGATATCCCACCCAAGGCGTGCCGCACTATATCCCCCAGGAGATGTCTGCGGATAACCAGCCCAAGCAGGCCCCCTTCGAGATGCCTGGTTAA